One part of the Xiphophorus maculatus strain JP 163 A chromosome 1, X_maculatus-5.0-male, whole genome shotgun sequence genome encodes these proteins:
- the LOC102227158 gene encoding telomere zinc finger-associated protein, which translates to MPGAETSHAHRVLSSLNQQRAAGRFCDAVLNLGDGVLYQAHCNVLACFSDLFELSISNPTQHTEFDLQGCPSDGLELLLTFVYSGELKLEVDNLQKVQQAATSLCVPEALALCQQFQVNSGNPVPLKRKRGRPKKGQTDAVKEENSLMVPAEESCSAGSFSLVDAAVAPTTTTTRSGRVVKGPKRLVTADANPTLDPKAVLIPVEKETSEGVVENVKSDQPAAESEVVELKINTDPGSDSQEADETAAEVEETGDDDGGELEGIVDDTDEEYLPPAESGSATSPASTAQKRKLQSKTNNSKNNDGVEECSNKGSAQCPVCLKSFKSKYYLKVHNRRHTGEKPFVCSKCGKSYFRKENLSVHESRGCARVSTYICPTCSLSFNTKEELRVHVVSHTGEMPHKCSTCNEQFMYKKNLTMHLMKVHGHPKPHACPQCPKTFLTRTELRVHEAAKHRGEKPFVCEECGHRASSRNGLQMHIKAIHRNERPFVCNICGHAFSQKNNLSMHLRVHSGERPYQCHLCGKTFRTQASLDKHHRTHTGERPYGCDVCDWRFTEKGALLRHKASKHEEGRPHCCYMCNKTFKALQQLRVHLQRHRGMRKFECTDCGYKFTRQAHLRRHVQIHKRTENYNPRQRKLRNLIVQEVDGNPEESEATRSTAAHVTECSPGPAASQQAANNNSSPGVGTCQDIAMEEVTSNEERERSETGETFTELHQTQLVGETFESTMDMEE; encoded by the exons ATGCCTGGTGCCGAAACCAGTCATGCGCATCGCGTCCTTTCCTCCCTgaaccagcagagggcagcagggagattCTGTGATGCTGTGCTTAACTTGGGAGATGGGGTGCTTTACCAGGCTCACTGCAATGTCCTAGCCTGCTTCAGTGATCTGTTTGAATTGTCCATCTCAAACCCCACTCAACACACAGAGTTTGACCTGCAGGGTTGCCCCAGTGACGGCCTAGAGCTGCTTCTGACCTTTGTCTACAGTGGAGAGCTGAAGCTGGAAGTAGACAATCTGCAGAAAGTGCAGCAAGCAGCAACCAGCCTATGTGTGCCTGAAGCCCTCGCCCTCTGTCAGCAGTTCCAAGTAAACTCCGGAAACCCCGTCCCTTTGAAACGGAAAAGAGGTCGACCCAAAAAAGGTCAGACAGATGCTGTCAAGGAGGAGAACTCTCTGATGGTCCCAGCAGAAGAGTCCTGTTCTGCAGGCAGTTTTAGCTTAGTggatgctgctgttgctcccACAACCACCACCACACGCTCTGGTCGAGTAGTGAAGGGCCCTAAGAGGCTGGTGACCGCTGATGCCAACCCCACGTTGGATCCCAAAGCTGTTCTCATTCCTGTGGAGAAGGAGACGTCTGAAGgtgttgttgaaaatgtaaaatcagatcAACCAGCTGCTGAGTCTGAG GTAGTAGAGCTGAAGATCAACACAGATCCTGGCAGTGATAGCCAGGAAGCAGATGAAACTGCAGCCGAGGTGGAGGAGACAGGAGATGATGATGGGGGTGAACTTGAAGGTATTGTTGATGACACAGATGAGGAGTATTTACCTCCGGCTGAGTCCGGCTCTGCAACGTCGCCTGCATCTACAGCACAGAAACGGAAACTCcagagtaaaacaaacaacagcaaGAACAATGATGGCGTAGAGGAGTGCTCCAACAAAGGCTCAGCGCAGTGCCCTGTCTGCCTGAAatcttttaaaagcaaatattacCTCAAAGTCCACAACAG GAGGCATACAGGGGAGAAACCCTTTGTTTGTTCTAAGTGTGGAAAGAGTTACTTCAGGAAGGAGAATCTGTCCGTGCACGAGAGCAGAGGCTGCGCTAGAGTGTCA ACATACATCTGCCCCACATGCTCCTTGAGCTTCAACACGAAGGAAGAGCTGCGAGTGCATGTCGTCTCCCACACAGGAGAGATGCCACACAAG tgttcgACATGTAACGAACAGTTCATGTACAAGAAGAACTTGACGATGCACCTGATGAAGGTCCATGGACATCCCAAACCACATGCA TGCCCACAGTGCCCCAAAACCTTCCTAACTCGGACCGAGCTGCGCGTCCACGAAGCGGCCAAGCATCGAGGCGAAAAGCCATTTGTGTGTGAGGAGTGCGGCCATCGAGCTTCCAGTCGAAACGGCCTGCAGATGCACATCAAAGCCATTCACAG GAACGAGCGTCCCTTTGTGTGTAACATATGTGGCCACGCCTTCTCCCAGAAGAACAACCTCAGCATGCATCTCCGTGTGCACAGCGGCGAGAGGCCTTACCAGTGTCACCTCTGTGGGAAAACTTTCAGGACACAAG CGAGTCTGGATAAGCACCACCGTACACACACCGGCGAGCGACCCTACGGCTGTGACGTCTGCGATTGGCGCTTCACCGAGAAAGGCGCTTTGCTCCGCCACAAGGCCAGCAAGCACGAGGAGGGCCGGCCGCACTGCTGTTACATGTGTAACAAAACATTCAAAG CGCTGCAGCAACTACGTGTCCACCTGCAGCGCCACAGAGGCATGAGGAAGTTTGAGTGCACTGACTGCGGCTACAAGTTCACCCGACAG GCACATCTACGACGACACGTTCAGATCCACAAACGCACAGAGAACTACAATCCCAGGCAGAGGAAGCTGAGAAACCTCATCGTGCAGGAAGTCGACGGAAATCCTGAGGAGAGCGAAGCCACTCGATCTACCGCGGCTCATGTCACCGAGTGCAGCCCAGGGCCGGCTGCCAGCCAGCAAGCCGCCAACAACAACTCGTCTCCAGGCGTCGGAACCTGTCAGGACATCGCGATGGAGGAGGTGACATCCAATGAGGAGAGGGAGCGCAGTGAGACAGGGGAGACTTTCactgagctgcaccaaactcaGCTAGTCGGCGAGACATTTGAGTCCACAATGGACATGGAGGAATAG
- the nol9 gene encoding polynucleotide 5'-hydroxyl-kinase NOL9 encodes MKVNKNIQVKGKPQKWKDVRSKRCRSSIKSSNLNSSPVMVKMVKEHQASMKKKPSLKRLKNKPKTVPEKKKNSPSGFKKLESQANGCSKFALNDEIENLPDFMEGSESVHINGMETSEESEEVPGSRLEGEALHHCAQRGNQQNRAVLVMQKNQTLCFRGKCIVTCLYGRVEVMGFTIDEGQKSYPLFSPASHCPLTLRALGHTDYVRDDRTEASNILEDYLSAASRKKLVKKVTPTSSIILLEPLETPLTHFLSSFTHLSELFSPPVSELMSAVLDTPLNGLGVIPLASNIEGLKISRSCRDALGTVINACKGDIDGCAVILVCGVKNVGKSTFIRILINTLLNHTSNVDYLEGDLGQTEFTPPGCLSLSTVKEPLLGPPFTHQVTPDHMIYYGQSSCETDLDGYLESLKSLWRRRPQSREIPVIINTMGWVKGLGFQLLVDLIRFLPVTHVVQLSHGVSTQCSSLTPDFLRMAQGYQTHPPSQTALDELTERHCPPKTYTHLNVQSEFRGVARQGTAKHQRSNEQRELSLLGYLSQLQSDDPGPVRPLHTLTPYQVPSTAVALGVIHCEVAPSHMFYAINASLVGLCCLAEKVTSKGGPVILSQATLCPCVGFGVLRGIDTARGLYFLLTPVDPSVLRNVNCLLLGAISLPSCILTEQPSFEGEMPYVTADYSFDLTGAGKIRVFKGLMRPSLMGVK; translated from the exons ATGAAGGTGAACAAAAACATCCAGGTAAAAGGTAAACCTCAAAAATGGAAAGATGTGAGGAGCAAACGGTGCAGATCCTCCATCAAATCCTCAAATCTCAATTCTAGTCCTGTCATGGTCAAGATGGTAAAGGAGCACCAGGCGTCTATGaagaaaaaaccctctttaaagaggctaaaaaataaaccaaaaactgtccctgaaaagaagaaaaactctcCATCTGGATTTAAGAAACTTGAGTCTCAAGCTAATGGGTGCTCAAAATTCGCCTTGAATGATGAGATAGAAAACCTTCCGGACTTTATGGAGGGTTCTGAGTCGGTTCATATAAATGGTATGGAAACTTCAGAAGAGTCAGAGGAAGTCCCAGGGAGCAGACTGGAGGGGGAGGCTCTTCATCACTGTGCACAAAGAGGGAACCAGCAAAACCGTGCAGTGTTGGTCATGCAGAAAAATCAG ACGCTGTGCTTCCGTGGGAAATGCATTGTGACCTGTTTGTACGGTCGTGTTGAAGTGATGGGATTTACTATTGATGAGGGTCAGAAGTCGTACCCCCTGTTCTCCCCAGCTTCACATTGCCCGCTCACGCTCAGAGCACTAGGACACACTGATTACGTCAGAGATGACAGAACAGAGGCTTCCAACATCCTTGAAGATTATCTTTCAGCAG CATCACGGAAGAAATTGGTAAAAAAGGTAACACCAACATCATCCATCATCCTCCTGGAACCTTTAGAGACTCCTCTGACACATTTTCTGTCGAGCTTTACACACCTTAGTGAACTGTTCAGTCCCCCTGTG AGTGAACTAATGTCGGCTGTTCTTGACACCCCACTGAACGGTCTGGGTGTGATTCCACTTGCCAGCAACATAGAGGGACTGAAAATAtccaggagctgcagagatgctCTCGGCACAGTTATCAATGCTTGCAAAG GAGATATAGACGGTTGTGCTGTTATTCTTGTGTGTGGAGTCAAGAATGTGGGCAAATCAACATTTATCCGGATCCTCATCAATACGTTGCTGAATCA TACTTCCAATGTGGACTATTTGGAAGGAGATCTTGGTCAAACAGAGTTCACCCCTCCTGGTTGTCTGTCTTTGTCGACTGTCAAAGAGCCACTTCTGg GTCCTCCATTCACACACCAAGTCACCCCGGACCACATGATCTACTACGGTCAGTCTTCATGCGAGACAGACTTAGATGGATACCTCGAGTCTCTGAAGTCTTTATGGCGCAGGCGTCCACAGAGCAGAGAAATACCCGTCATCATTAACACCATGGGCTGGGTAAAAG GACTTGGTTTCCAGCTGCTGGTGGACCTGATCCGCTTCCTGCCCGTCACTCACGTCGTCCAGCTCAGCCACGGAGTCTCCACCCAGTGTTCCTCCCTCACGCCAGATTTTCTGAGGATGGCACAGGGTTATCAAACGCACCCGCCCAGTCAGACCGCCCTGGACGAGCTCACGGAGAGGCACTGCCCCCCGAAAACTTACACACACCTCAACGTACAGTCAGAATTTCGAGGCGTGGCACGCCAAGGGACGGC AAAACACCAGAGGTCTAATGAGCAGAGAGAGTTGTCGTTGCTGGGTTACCTGAGTCAGCTGCAATCTGATGACCCTGGACCAGTTAGACCACTACACACCCTCACCCCCTACCAG GTACCTAGCACAGCAGTGGCTTTGGGTGTTATCCACTGTGAGGTGGCACCCTCTCATATGTTTTACGCCATCAACGCCAGTCTGGTGGGACTCTGCTGTTTGGCAGAGAAAGTAACAAGCAAAGGAGGGCCCGTCATCCTGTCCCAGGCGACGCTTTGCCCATGTGTGGGGTTTG GTGTTCTTCGAGGTATTGACACAGCACGAGGTCTGTACTTCTTGCTGACTCCTGTAGATCCCTCCGTCCTCAGAAATGTCAACTGCCTCCTCTTGGGGGCGATTTCTTTGCCTTCATGCATCCTAACTGAACAG cCCAGCTTTGAGGGTGAGATGCCATATGTCACTGCAGACTACAGCTTCGATCTGACCGGTGCAGGGAAGATACGAGTCTTCAAGGGCCTGATGAGGCCCAGTCTGATGGGAGTGAAGTGA